A section of the Subtercola frigoramans genome encodes:
- a CDS encoding pilus assembly protein CpaE, which translates to MISPQLARALRVAGLRWQPTAGDRFVIERPGFEGDVFTVSDMTIEAQEFSTGTVLGFNGTTEWALDSVALDDALWLPAEHQLRALLASAFRCLRRVDSSSADAPADEGAHPFVPDSYVVETLVDSQLAAFSATDPADAYAGALLTIGEVPGLEVTA; encoded by the coding sequence ATGATCTCCCCACAGCTTGCCCGCGCACTGCGGGTCGCCGGCCTCCGCTGGCAACCGACTGCGGGAGACCGGTTCGTCATCGAGCGCCCGGGTTTCGAAGGCGATGTCTTCACCGTCAGCGACATGACGATAGAGGCCCAGGAATTCTCAACGGGCACCGTTCTGGGCTTCAACGGCACCACGGAGTGGGCCCTGGACTCGGTGGCGCTGGACGACGCTCTCTGGTTGCCTGCAGAACATCAGCTCCGGGCGCTGCTCGCCTCCGCCTTCCGGTGCCTCCGCAGGGTCGACAGCTCGTCGGCGGATGCCCCGGCCGATGAAGGGGCCCACCCCTTCGTGCCCGATTCCTATGTCGTCGAGACCCTTGTCGACAGCCAGCTCGCGGCCTTCAGCGCCACCGATCCCGCCGACGCCTACGCTGGTGCGCTGCTGACCATCGGCGAGGTTCCGGGGCTGGAAGTCACCGCGTGA
- a CDS encoding ABC transporter substrate-binding protein: MKIATTRAVIATAALLLAAGSLTACSNGSSNSSGASTANASSAKIGLLLPDSVTARYESADKPYFEAKGKSLCPDCTVLYSNADGDAAKQQQQAESMLTQGVSVLVLDPFDGEAAASIVSEAKAKNVPVISYDRLINSPDISFYISFDNEKVGELQGQALVDKLKKDGVPAGSGILMVNGSPTDNNATLFKKGAHSIIDPSGYKVLAEFDTPGWDPAKAQDWVAGQITQFGSQITGLYAANDGTAGGAIASLKAANVSPLPPVTGQDAELAGIQRILAGDQYMTVYKALKPEAEQAATLAVSLAKGETVKATSTTKTAGGAEIPSFLLVPAAVTVDKIQSTVVADGFYTVAQICTADYAAACAANGIK; this comes from the coding sequence ATGAAGATCGCCACCACGAGAGCGGTCATAGCCACTGCCGCGCTCCTGCTCGCAGCCGGTTCGCTCACAGCATGTTCGAACGGTTCATCCAACAGTTCAGGCGCATCGACCGCCAACGCCTCGAGCGCGAAAATCGGTCTGCTTCTTCCTGACTCTGTCACCGCTCGGTACGAAAGTGCCGACAAGCCGTACTTCGAGGCGAAGGGCAAATCACTCTGCCCCGATTGCACGGTGCTGTACTCCAACGCCGACGGCGACGCCGCGAAGCAGCAGCAACAGGCTGAATCGATGCTCACCCAGGGTGTCAGCGTGCTGGTACTCGACCCGTTCGACGGCGAAGCAGCCGCTTCGATCGTCAGCGAGGCCAAGGCCAAGAACGTGCCGGTCATCTCCTACGACCGCCTCATCAACAGCCCCGACATCTCCTTCTACATCTCGTTCGACAACGAGAAGGTCGGCGAGCTCCAGGGCCAGGCCCTGGTCGACAAGCTGAAGAAGGACGGCGTTCCCGCCGGTTCCGGCATCCTGATGGTCAACGGTTCACCGACCGACAACAACGCCACTCTGTTCAAGAAGGGCGCACACTCGATCATCGACCCGTCGGGCTACAAGGTTCTCGCCGAGTTCGACACACCCGGGTGGGACCCGGCCAAGGCCCAGGACTGGGTTGCAGGCCAGATCACGCAGTTCGGTTCACAGATCACCGGTCTCTACGCGGCCAACGACGGCACCGCAGGTGGCGCCATCGCGTCGCTGAAGGCAGCCAACGTCAGCCCGCTTCCCCCGGTGACCGGACAGGACGCCGAGCTCGCCGGCATCCAGCGCATTCTTGCCGGCGACCAGTACATGACGGTCTACAAGGCACTCAAGCCCGAAGCAGAGCAGGCTGCAACGCTCGCTGTGTCGCTGGCCAAGGGTGAGACCGTCAAGGCCACGTCGACCACCAAGACGGCAGGTGGAGCGGAGATCCCCTCGTTCCTGCTCGTTCCGGCCGCCGTCACCGTTGACAAGATCCAGAGCACCGTCGTTGCTGACGGCTTCTACACCGTCGCGCAGATCTGCACCGCAGACTACGCAGCGGCCTGTGCTGCCAACGGCATCAAGTAG
- a CDS encoding sugar ABC transporter permease, which produces MTTTPSSSETPISTETPAERATDLQDERLVRTEGIGGAVLAFRQRVRGGDLGSLPVVIGLVVICVIFQVLNPNFLSSNNLVNLTLQCAAVGTISIGIVLVLLLGQIDLSVGSVSGLAAAILGVGLTQLKWPVALAIIVALIVGAAIGYLYGLLFTRFGVPSFVITLAGLLAFLGLQLKVLGPNGSINLPYDSWIVQFAQATFLPPWAAYALSVIAAGALFFSDWNRARRRKKAGLSTGAVSVMLIKAVALLIVLLLAVAYLATDRGLGAMFLLFVLLVIMMNYFLTRTRWGRSVFAVGGSVEAARRAGIRVNRVYITVFILCSSFAALGGLLAAARLTSASLSSGGGDTNLNAIAAAVIGGTSLFGGRGSAWSALLGILVIQSISSGLTLLNLDSSIRYMITGAVLLLAVIIDSLSRRSRASHGQA; this is translated from the coding sequence ATGACTACCACACCCTCTTCTTCAGAGACTCCGATTTCAACGGAGACTCCGGCCGAGCGCGCCACCGACCTGCAGGACGAACGCCTAGTTCGAACCGAGGGCATCGGCGGCGCCGTGCTCGCCTTCCGCCAGCGCGTGCGGGGCGGCGACCTCGGTTCACTCCCTGTCGTCATCGGCCTGGTCGTCATCTGCGTGATCTTCCAGGTTCTGAACCCGAACTTCCTGTCGTCGAACAACCTCGTCAACCTCACGCTCCAGTGTGCGGCAGTGGGTACGATCTCCATCGGTATCGTGCTGGTGCTGCTGCTCGGCCAGATCGACCTCTCCGTCGGTTCTGTCAGCGGGCTGGCTGCCGCCATCCTCGGCGTCGGCCTCACGCAGCTGAAGTGGCCTGTCGCCCTGGCCATCATCGTTGCGCTCATCGTCGGTGCGGCGATCGGCTACCTCTACGGATTGCTCTTCACGCGATTCGGCGTACCGAGCTTCGTGATCACCCTGGCCGGTCTTCTCGCCTTCCTCGGGCTGCAGCTGAAGGTCCTCGGCCCGAACGGCTCGATCAACCTGCCGTACGATTCGTGGATCGTGCAGTTCGCGCAGGCGACGTTCCTGCCGCCGTGGGCCGCGTACGCCCTGTCGGTCATCGCCGCCGGAGCCCTGTTCTTCTCGGACTGGAACCGGGCACGTCGTCGCAAGAAGGCAGGCCTCTCGACCGGTGCCGTCTCGGTGATGCTCATCAAGGCCGTGGCCCTGCTGATCGTGCTGCTGCTCGCCGTCGCGTACCTCGCCACCGACCGCGGACTCGGTGCCATGTTCCTGCTGTTCGTGCTGCTGGTCATCATGATGAACTACTTCCTCACCAGAACCCGTTGGGGTCGCTCGGTGTTCGCAGTCGGTGGTTCGGTGGAGGCCGCCCGTCGAGCAGGTATCAGGGTCAACCGCGTCTACATCACCGTGTTCATCCTGTGCTCGAGCTTCGCGGCCCTCGGTGGCCTCCTCGCCGCAGCACGACTGACCAGCGCCAGCCTCTCGAGCGGCGGTGGTGACACCAACCTGAACGCCATAGCGGCGGCCGTCATCGGTGGAACGAGCCTCTTCGGCGGCCGCGGTTCTGCCTGGTCAGCACTGCTGGGTATTCTCGTGATCCAGTCGATCTCCAGCGGACTCACGCTGCTGAACCTCGACTCGTCCATCCGCTACATGATCACAGGCGCGGTGCTGCTGCTGGCCGTGATCATCGACTCCCTGTCGCGTCGCTCACGCGCCAGCCACGGCCAGGCATAA
- a CDS encoding ROK family transcriptional regulator, with the protein MEDQRRTPGSQTSLREANRARIVDAIKKHGGLTQVELAGATGLSPATVSNIVKELSASGLLHTAPSTRSGRRAQHVTLAHSIGLFVGVHFSTRHMRIALADAAHTVVAEHHMPLAKDHRADNELDKTTLLLSDMLESVDASMQEVLGVGIAVPAPMDVETGTTARSGIMRGWDGVAVAEVMERRLKRPVFVDNAANLSALAEFRLGAARGKRNSVTLDIGDGIGAGLILNGAVFRGHNGTAGEFGHTTILENGPLCRCGNRGCLEAIAGGPAILERLRDDLGALKLNDIVVRAMAGETLSMRAISDAGRHIGVAAANLCNLLDPERIVVGGELARAGELLLGPLRHAVERSIIVGPELMPEIVQGQLGARAATLGAAVFAVDQVSIMAEERSA; encoded by the coding sequence GTGGAAGACCAACGGCGCACCCCGGGATCACAGACTTCACTTCGTGAAGCCAACCGGGCTCGAATCGTCGACGCCATCAAGAAGCACGGGGGCCTGACGCAGGTCGAACTCGCGGGTGCCACCGGGCTCTCGCCTGCCACCGTTTCAAACATCGTCAAGGAGCTCTCGGCCTCGGGTCTGCTGCACACGGCACCGAGCACACGCAGCGGCCGCCGGGCCCAGCACGTGACCCTGGCGCACTCGATCGGCTTGTTCGTGGGTGTTCACTTCTCCACCAGGCACATGCGGATCGCGCTGGCCGATGCAGCGCACACCGTCGTCGCCGAGCATCACATGCCACTGGCCAAAGACCACCGCGCCGACAACGAACTCGACAAGACCACCCTTCTGCTTTCAGACATGCTCGAATCGGTCGACGCCTCGATGCAAGAGGTGCTGGGGGTCGGCATAGCGGTGCCTGCTCCGATGGATGTCGAGACGGGAACGACTGCGCGCAGCGGAATCATGCGCGGCTGGGACGGCGTCGCCGTGGCTGAGGTGATGGAACGCCGGCTGAAGCGGCCGGTTTTCGTCGACAACGCCGCGAACCTGAGCGCCCTGGCCGAATTCCGCCTCGGTGCCGCGCGGGGTAAGCGCAATTCGGTCACGCTCGACATCGGTGACGGGATCGGGGCCGGCCTGATTCTGAACGGTGCCGTCTTCCGGGGGCACAACGGGACGGCCGGGGAGTTCGGCCACACCACAATTCTCGAGAACGGACCCCTCTGCCGTTGCGGAAACCGGGGCTGCCTCGAAGCGATCGCCGGCGGCCCGGCAATCCTCGAGAGACTGAGGGATGACCTGGGTGCGCTGAAGCTCAACGACATCGTCGTTCGGGCAATGGCGGGTGAAACACTGTCGATGCGGGCAATCTCAGACGCCGGGCGGCACATCGGCGTCGCCGCAGCGAATCTCTGCAACCTCCTCGACCCCGAACGGATCGTCGTCGGAGGCGAACTGGCCCGAGCTGGCGAGCTCCTCCTCGGGCCCCTCCGCCATGCCGTCGAGCGCTCGATCATCGTCGGGCCGGAGCTGATGCCCGAAATCGTCCAAGGCCAGCTGGGCGCCCGCGCGGCGACGCTGGGAGCGGCCGTGTTCGCCGTCGACCAGGTGTCGATCATGGCCGAAGAAAGGAGTGCTTAA
- the lpdA gene encoding dihydrolipoyl dehydrogenase, whose translation MAAHYDVVILGAGPGGYVAAVRASQLGLKVAVVEQKYWGGVCLNVGCVPAKTLLRNAELAHIFTKEADTFGIRGDVTFDYGVAYDRSRKVADGRAKGVHYLMKKNGVTEYDGRGSFADARTLDVALTKGGSERLTFDNAIIATGSTVRLLPGVELSDNVVTYESLILDRELPKSLAIVGGGAIGVEFAYVMANYGVDVTVIEFLPRALPNEDVDVSKEVERNFKKLGVPILTSTRVESVVDNGLVNGSPSVTVSYTDKNGVAGSVDAERVLMSIGFAANVTGYGLENTGAELTDRGAIAVDDFMHTSVAGIYAIGDVTAKLQLAHVAEAQGVVAAETIAGAETMSLGDYRMMPRATFCQPQVASFGLTEQQARDEGYDVRVATFPMTANAKAHALGEPSGFVKLVSDAKYGELLGGHLVGHDVSELLPELTLAQKWDLTAYELARNVHTHPTLSESMQDAFHGLIGHMINM comes from the coding sequence GTGGCTGCTCACTACGACGTCGTCATTCTTGGTGCTGGGCCCGGCGGGTACGTCGCGGCCGTTCGAGCTTCGCAACTGGGGCTGAAAGTGGCTGTCGTCGAACAGAAGTACTGGGGTGGGGTGTGCCTGAACGTGGGGTGCGTGCCGGCCAAGACCCTGTTGCGCAACGCCGAATTGGCCCACATCTTCACCAAAGAGGCCGATACCTTCGGAATCAGGGGCGACGTCACCTTCGACTACGGCGTCGCCTACGACCGCAGCCGCAAGGTCGCTGACGGCCGCGCCAAGGGCGTGCACTACCTGATGAAGAAGAACGGAGTCACCGAATACGACGGACGCGGTTCCTTCGCAGACGCGCGCACGCTCGACGTTGCCCTGACAAAGGGCGGGAGCGAACGGCTGACCTTCGACAACGCCATCATCGCTACAGGGTCCACCGTGCGGCTCCTGCCCGGAGTCGAACTCAGCGACAACGTCGTCACCTACGAGAGCCTGATTCTCGACCGCGAGCTGCCGAAGTCACTCGCCATCGTCGGCGGCGGCGCCATCGGCGTCGAGTTCGCCTACGTGATGGCGAACTATGGCGTCGACGTCACCGTCATCGAGTTCCTGCCCCGCGCCCTCCCCAACGAAGACGTCGACGTCTCCAAGGAGGTCGAGCGCAACTTCAAGAAGCTCGGAGTGCCAATCCTCACCTCGACCAGAGTCGAGAGCGTCGTCGACAACGGACTGGTGAACGGCAGCCCATCGGTCACCGTCAGCTATACCGACAAGAACGGAGTCGCCGGCTCGGTAGACGCAGAACGCGTTCTCATGTCGATCGGTTTCGCGGCCAACGTGACCGGATACGGGCTCGAGAACACCGGGGCCGAACTCACCGACCGGGGCGCCATCGCCGTCGACGACTTCATGCACACGAGCGTCGCGGGCATCTACGCCATCGGGGATGTGACAGCCAAGCTGCAACTCGCGCACGTCGCCGAGGCACAGGGCGTCGTCGCTGCCGAGACGATCGCCGGGGCCGAGACGATGTCACTCGGCGACTACCGCATGATGCCGCGGGCCACCTTCTGCCAGCCCCAGGTGGCGAGCTTCGGCCTCACGGAGCAGCAGGCTCGCGACGAGGGCTACGACGTACGCGTCGCGACGTTCCCGATGACGGCGAACGCCAAGGCCCACGCGCTTGGTGAGCCGAGCGGTTTTGTGAAGCTGGTCTCCGACGCGAAGTACGGCGAGTTGCTCGGCGGCCACCTCGTCGGGCACGATGTCTCCGAGCTTCTGCCCGAGCTGACGCTTGCGCAGAAGTGGGACCTGACGGCCTACGAACTGGCCCGCAACGTGCACACGCACCCGACCCTCAGCGAATCGATGCAAGATGCCTTCCACGGTCTGATCGGGCACATGATCAACATGTAG
- a CDS encoding ABC1 kinase family protein: MAIASHIERYRQIAAVLARHGFGFILGASGLDRFELANLVTHAGGRTDVNTGPQQLRLAFEELGPTFVKLGQLLSTRSDLLPPAYVAELQKLQDSARPVPEKEVRDAIEQELGDPAEKVFASFTSRPLASASIGQAHAATMKDGMALVVKVRRPGIVAQVNEDLEIMQNLAVQASRHWSAASDFNIVGITDEFSTSLRFELDYLHEGHNAERFAENFASNPGIHIPAIRWETTTSRVLTIERVTGIRIDDVAALDAAGIDRRALANRAVDAVAQMILEDGFFHADPHPGNMFVEPDGTIGLIDFGMVGEIDDDLRDRLVALLLAFGRNDAGRISTAVVNLSVSQENVDRVRLKGDLTRFLAKYHNLSLSELHIGPLVSELVAVLRNNHLQLRQEIALLVKMLVMVEGMGVTLDPAFTLSEALRPYTQKLLAEKYSLKAVVKNLGKAGLSVAELGAELPDRLRSLLDVVDTTGFEVHLRAKELEPLVGRAEVIGNRLVAGVIAAALIRGVGEFAATDRQRWQAWERPLMGAGVGLASILSGYLLWTARRKRP; the protein is encoded by the coding sequence GTGGCAATTGCATCGCACATCGAGCGTTACCGGCAGATCGCCGCAGTTCTGGCCCGCCACGGGTTCGGGTTCATTCTCGGGGCCAGCGGGCTGGACAGGTTCGAGCTGGCCAATCTGGTCACCCACGCCGGGGGTCGCACCGATGTGAACACGGGTCCGCAGCAGCTTCGCCTGGCATTCGAGGAACTGGGGCCGACGTTCGTCAAACTCGGCCAGTTGCTCTCGACCCGGTCAGACCTGCTGCCACCGGCGTATGTCGCCGAGCTCCAGAAGCTTCAAGACAGCGCGCGGCCCGTGCCCGAGAAAGAGGTCCGTGATGCCATCGAACAGGAACTCGGCGACCCTGCTGAGAAGGTCTTCGCGTCGTTCACTTCGCGACCGCTGGCGAGTGCCTCGATCGGCCAGGCGCACGCCGCCACGATGAAAGACGGCATGGCTCTCGTGGTGAAGGTCAGGAGACCCGGTATCGTGGCCCAGGTCAACGAAGACCTGGAGATCATGCAGAATCTTGCCGTCCAGGCCTCCCGACACTGGAGCGCTGCCTCGGACTTCAACATCGTGGGAATCACCGACGAGTTCTCGACGTCGCTGCGATTCGAGCTCGACTACCTTCACGAGGGCCACAACGCGGAACGGTTCGCCGAGAACTTCGCCAGCAATCCGGGCATCCACATTCCGGCGATCCGCTGGGAGACGACCACGTCGCGGGTTCTCACGATCGAGAGGGTCACGGGCATCCGCATCGACGATGTCGCAGCCCTCGACGCGGCGGGGATCGACAGGAGGGCGCTCGCCAACCGGGCGGTCGACGCCGTGGCCCAGATGATCCTCGAGGACGGGTTCTTTCACGCCGACCCGCACCCTGGCAACATGTTCGTCGAACCCGACGGCACCATCGGCCTGATCGACTTCGGCATGGTCGGAGAGATCGACGATGATCTTCGCGACAGGCTTGTGGCATTGCTGCTCGCCTTCGGCAGAAACGACGCCGGCAGGATCTCGACCGCCGTCGTCAACCTCTCCGTCAGTCAGGAGAACGTCGACCGAGTGCGATTGAAAGGCGATCTGACGCGCTTTCTCGCCAAGTACCACAATCTGTCGCTCAGTGAACTGCACATCGGCCCGCTTGTCTCGGAACTCGTCGCGGTTCTGCGGAACAACCACCTGCAGTTGCGGCAGGAGATCGCGCTGCTGGTCAAGATGCTCGTGATGGTCGAGGGAATGGGTGTCACGCTCGACCCGGCATTCACCCTCAGCGAGGCGCTGCGCCCGTACACGCAGAAACTCCTCGCAGAGAAGTACTCATTGAAGGCCGTGGTGAAGAACCTGGGTAAAGCGGGACTGAGCGTCGCGGAGCTCGGGGCCGAGCTGCCCGACCGTCTGCGCTCGCTGCTCGACGTCGTCGACACCACGGGCTTCGAGGTGCACCTGCGTGCGAAGGAACTCGAACCACTGGTGGGCAGGGCCGAAGTGATCGGCAACAGACTGGTCGCCGGGGTGATCGCTGCGGCCCTGATCAGGGGAGTCGGCGAATTCGCCGCGACCGATCGGCAACGCTGGCAGGCCTGGGAACGGCCACTGATGGGTGCCGGGGTCGGTCTGGCGAGCATCCTGAGCGGGTATCTGCTGTGGACAGCGCGCAGGAAGCGACCCTGA
- a CDS encoding cation diffusion facilitator family transporter, which produces MIVVIAFAANILVALAKSAAALLIGSASLVAEAAHSWADGGNEIFLLIADRRSVKNKDAGHPLGFGREAYVWSLLAAVGVFTVGAVISVMHGVQSLFDPDPVTDFGIAYVVLGLSGVLEGGSLLMSVLKARRTASSYGREPIDYVLRGSDPTLRAVIAEDSAALLGLFIAFCGIFAHQVTGDPAFDAIGSILIGILLAVVAIGLINQNRRYLVGFTPPERLVARSGEFLLARPEIARVTYLHLEFVGPGRLLLVAAVDLVGNDSEERIAPRIRDLERLIEQNELFEQAVLTLSVDDEPSLSF; this is translated from the coding sequence ATGATCGTTGTCATCGCCTTCGCCGCGAACATCCTGGTGGCGCTCGCCAAGTCGGCTGCAGCCCTTCTCATCGGATCCGCGTCCCTGGTCGCCGAGGCTGCTCACTCCTGGGCCGATGGGGGCAACGAGATCTTCCTGCTCATTGCAGATCGGCGCTCGGTGAAAAACAAGGATGCCGGGCATCCACTCGGCTTCGGCCGCGAGGCCTATGTCTGGTCGCTCCTCGCCGCTGTCGGAGTGTTCACGGTGGGAGCGGTGATCTCCGTGATGCACGGGGTCCAGTCGCTGTTCGACCCGGACCCGGTCACGGATTTCGGTATCGCCTATGTGGTGTTGGGCCTCTCAGGCGTACTCGAGGGCGGTTCGCTGCTGATGTCGGTGCTCAAGGCTCGGCGCACGGCCAGCAGCTACGGCCGCGAGCCCATCGACTATGTGCTTCGTGGCTCCGATCCGACGCTTCGTGCGGTGATCGCTGAGGATTCTGCGGCGCTCCTCGGTCTCTTCATTGCATTCTGCGGAATCTTCGCCCACCAGGTGACGGGCGACCCGGCGTTCGACGCGATCGGATCGATCCTGATCGGCATTCTGCTCGCTGTGGTCGCCATCGGGCTGATCAACCAGAACAGGCGTTACCTGGTCGGTTTCACCCCGCCAGAGCGACTGGTCGCCCGATCGGGCGAGTTCCTGCTGGCGCGACCGGAAATCGCCCGGGTGACGTACCTCCATCTGGAATTCGTCGGGCCGGGGCGACTGCTGCTTGTCGCTGCTGTCGATCTCGTCGGCAACGATTCCGAAGAACGAATCGCCCCGCGCATCCGGGATCTCGAACGTCTCATCGAGCAGAACGAACTCTTCGAACAGGCCGTGCTCACACTGTCTGTCGACGACGAGCCGTCACTCTCGTTCTGA
- a CDS encoding ATP-binding cassette domain-containing protein, whose product MNSAVAEPRGTTREPVLSLKGVSKGFGAVRALTDINLDIYPGEVVAIVGDNGAGKSTLVKILAGVHPQDSGTISFDGVEVSIQTPTASRALGIATVFQDLALCDNLDVVSNLFLGREITRGPSLDEEEMEQRAWSLLRQLSAKIPSVRIAVASLSGGQRQTVAIARSLIGEPSVVILDEPTAALGVAQTAEVLNLVERLRERGLGVLLISHNMADVQAVADRVVVLRLGRNNGDFHVADVSYEEIISAITGATDNVVTRRASAHASAAPASPPESASAPSAAAHAAVAPSEGRLTEPLPDNSTGIDEEID is encoded by the coding sequence ATGAATTCTGCCGTCGCCGAACCGCGAGGCACCACGCGAGAGCCCGTTCTCTCGCTCAAGGGAGTGTCGAAGGGATTTGGTGCCGTCCGCGCATTGACAGACATCAATCTCGACATCTACCCCGGCGAAGTCGTCGCCATCGTCGGCGACAACGGCGCGGGCAAATCCACGCTCGTCAAGATCCTCGCCGGGGTGCACCCGCAGGATTCAGGAACCATCTCGTTCGACGGAGTCGAGGTGAGCATCCAGACCCCCACCGCTTCGCGCGCACTCGGCATTGCCACGGTCTTCCAGGATCTCGCCCTCTGCGACAACCTCGACGTCGTGTCGAACCTCTTTCTCGGCCGCGAGATCACCCGCGGCCCGTCACTCGATGAAGAAGAGATGGAACAACGCGCGTGGAGCCTGCTTCGCCAGCTCTCCGCGAAGATCCCCTCGGTGCGGATCGCCGTCGCCTCTCTCTCTGGCGGGCAACGGCAGACCGTGGCCATAGCGAGATCCCTCATCGGTGAGCCCAGCGTGGTCATCCTCGACGAACCGACCGCTGCGCTCGGTGTCGCCCAGACCGCCGAAGTACTGAACCTGGTGGAACGCCTGCGTGAACGGGGGCTCGGTGTTCTGCTGATCAGCCACAACATGGCCGATGTGCAGGCCGTCGCCGACCGCGTGGTCGTGCTTCGCCTTGGACGCAACAATGGTGACTTCCATGTTGCCGACGTGAGTTACGAAGAAATCATCTCGGCGATCACGGGTGCCACAGACAACGTGGTGACCCGGCGTGCCAGTGCCCACGCAAGCGCGGCCCCAGCTTCGCCCCCCGAATCGGCATCTGCTCCCTCTGCTGCTGCCCATGCAGCCGTTGCACCGAGCGAGGGCCGCTTGACCGAGCCCCTGCCTGACAACTCAACCGGTATCGACGAGGAGATCGACTGA
- a CDS encoding FKBP-type peptidyl-prolyl cis-trans isomerase — protein MRKIALLAAATAVALALAGCSSSTASSSSSGTCTLTAPGPNSAAVTVSGALDALPTTAFTTPLSTTSTERTVATVGTGEKVTDGSVATVDFTLYNGVTGAQLFTTTDAEVGPQSVTVDAAKFLPGLVKAVSCATVGSRIVAVVPPADAWGANGNSTLGVAAADTVVFVIDVKSVAAASTSTPSPSSTLDPNMPTKATGAAQPAPEGFPTVTLADDGTPTVTIPTTPAPTALQIALLKKGDGETVADGDSVTVQYQGVIWSTGKVFDQSWGSGPTSFATGQVIKGFAAALVGNTVGSQVIVVIPPDQGYGTAGNSTAGISGTDDLVFVVDILATTHA, from the coding sequence ATGCGCAAAATCGCCCTTCTTGCTGCGGCAACGGCCGTCGCTCTCGCACTGGCCGGCTGCTCGTCGTCGACCGCATCATCCAGTTCTTCCGGGACGTGCACGCTCACCGCCCCCGGCCCGAATTCGGCGGCGGTCACGGTCTCCGGTGCGCTCGACGCCCTCCCCACCACCGCCTTCACCACACCGCTCTCGACCACCAGCACGGAGCGCACGGTTGCAACAGTCGGAACCGGTGAGAAGGTCACTGACGGATCAGTAGCCACCGTGGACTTCACGCTCTACAACGGGGTCACCGGCGCTCAACTCTTCACGACGACCGACGCCGAGGTCGGGCCCCAGTCGGTCACCGTCGATGCAGCGAAGTTCCTCCCCGGGCTGGTCAAGGCCGTCTCCTGTGCCACCGTCGGCTCGCGCATCGTCGCGGTCGTTCCCCCGGCCGATGCCTGGGGTGCAAATGGCAACTCCACGCTGGGCGTTGCAGCGGCAGACACGGTGGTCTTCGTGATCGACGTGAAGTCCGTGGCGGCCGCATCGACCTCCACCCCGTCGCCGAGCTCCACACTCGATCCCAACATGCCGACCAAGGCGACCGGGGCGGCCCAGCCTGCACCAGAGGGATTCCCCACGGTGACCCTCGCCGATGACGGCACACCCACGGTGACGATTCCCACAACGCCCGCCCCGACGGCCCTCCAGATCGCCCTGCTCAAGAAGGGTGACGGCGAAACGGTCGCCGACGGTGACAGCGTCACCGTGCAGTACCAGGGAGTGATCTGGTCCACCGGCAAAGTCTTCGACCAGAGCTGGGGAAGCGGCCCGACCTCGTTCGCGACGGGGCAGGTCATCAAGGGATTCGCCGCAGCGCTCGTCGGCAACACGGTCGGCTCCCAGGTCATCGTCGTCATTCCGCCCGACCAGGGTTACGGAACTGCGGGCAACAGCACCGCGGGCATCAGCGGCACAGACGACCTCGTCTTCGTGGTCGACATCCTGGCAACGACCCACGCCTGA